One segment of Nostoc piscinale CENA21 DNA contains the following:
- a CDS encoding PAS domain S-box protein, giving the protein MFVESEYQELPTCCQQRDHLIADLENTRKLLQNTQQKLFFLVEYHPLGIIQWNIDFEVLDWNPAAERIFGYSKQEVLNLHIAEILLPSIPKEDANQLMTALLKQHGRNYCTNENFTKDGKIMTCEWHHTPVFDSQGNVTSVLSIVEDITNRKNTYITAQQQAETNLKKSLKELADIKFALDQSSIVAVTNNQGIIEYVNDKFCQISQYQPEELIGKTHRIINSGYHSQEFFQEMWLTLGQGKVWKREVKNLAKDGTYYWVDTTIVPVLDEQGKPQQYVAIRNDITARKQAEITLKKSLKELADIKFALDQSSIVAVTNNQGIIEYVNDKFCQISQYQPEELIGKTHRIINSGYHSQEFFQEMWFTISQGRVWKGEVKNLAKDGTYYWVDTTIVPVLDEQGKPQQYVAIRNDITARKQAEAELSQKAKELEQALQELQHTQLQLIQTEKMSSLGQLVAGVAHEINNPVNFIFGNLKHAYQYTQNIIKILKLYKYHYPKPDLEIQAETENCDLEFIIEDLPKLYSSMTFGATRISDIVTSLRTFSRLDESDLKAADIHDGLDSTLMILEHRLTSKINRPNILVIKEYSNLPLVECYAGQLNQVFMNILLNAIDALEENVQQLTPTICIRTAMLNPKQVKISIIDNGVGMSDEVRQKIFDPFFTSKPVGKGTGMGLSISYQIITNRHQGSLECISSPGKGAEFIMTIPIHLVREN; this is encoded by the coding sequence ATGTTCGTTGAATCTGAGTATCAAGAGCTACCGACTTGTTGCCAGCAGCGAGATCATTTAATAGCAGATTTAGAGAATACACGAAAATTACTTCAAAACACTCAGCAGAAATTGTTTTTTTTGGTCGAATATCATCCTTTAGGAATTATTCAGTGGAATATAGATTTTGAGGTTTTAGATTGGAATCCGGCAGCTGAACGTATCTTTGGTTACAGTAAACAAGAAGTACTCAACCTTCATATTGCGGAAATTCTATTACCTAGTATTCCTAAAGAAGATGCCAATCAGTTAATGACTGCATTGCTCAAGCAACATGGGAGAAATTACTGTACCAATGAGAATTTTACTAAAGATGGCAAAATAATGACTTGCGAATGGCATCACACTCCTGTATTTGATTCTCAAGGAAATGTGACTAGTGTTTTGTCCATCGTTGAAGATATTACAAATCGTAAAAATACTTATATTACTGCCCAGCAACAAGCAGAAACTAATCTCAAAAAATCCCTTAAAGAATTAGCAGATATCAAATTCGCTTTAGACCAATCATCTATTGTTGCCGTAACTAACAATCAAGGCATTATTGAATATGTGAATGATAAGTTTTGTCAAATCTCCCAATATCAACCAGAAGAATTAATTGGTAAAACCCATAGAATTATCAATTCTGGCTATCACTCCCAAGAGTTTTTTCAAGAGATGTGGTTAACTCTCGGACAGGGAAAGGTATGGAAAAGAGAAGTTAAAAATTTGGCAAAAGATGGCACATATTATTGGGTAGATACGACAATTGTGCCTGTTTTAGATGAGCAAGGCAAACCCCAGCAATATGTAGCTATTCGTAATGATATTACTGCGCGGAAACAAGCAGAAATTACTCTTAAAAAATCCCTTAAAGAATTAGCAGATATCAAATTCGCTTTAGACCAATCATCTATTGTTGCCGTAACTAACAATCAAGGCATTATTGAATATGTGAATGATAAGTTTTGTCAAATCTCCCAATATCAACCAGAAGAATTAATTGGTAAAACCCATAGAATTATCAATTCTGGTTATCACTCCCAAGAGTTTTTCCAAGAGATGTGGTTCACTATTAGTCAGGGAAGAGTTTGGAAAGGCGAAGTTAAAAATCTGGCGAAAGATGGCACATATTATTGGGTAGATACGACAATTGTGCCTGTTTTAGATGAGCAAGGCAAACCCCAGCAATATGTAGCTATTCGTAATGATATTACTGCACGTAAACAAGCAGAAGCCGAACTCAGTCAAAAAGCCAAGGAATTAGAACAAGCTTTACAGGAATTGCAACATACGCAATTGCAACTGATTCAAACTGAAAAAATGTCTTCTCTGGGGCAACTAGTTGCGGGAGTTGCTCATGAAATCAATAATCCAGTTAATTTTATTTTTGGCAATCTCAAACATGCCTATCAATATACTCAAAATATCATCAAAATTCTTAAACTTTACAAATATCATTATCCAAAACCAGACTTAGAAATTCAAGCAGAAACTGAAAATTGTGATTTAGAATTTATAATCGAAGATTTGCCAAAACTTTACTCTTCAATGACATTTGGAGCAACTCGAATCAGTGATATTGTAACATCTCTACGTACCTTTTCTCGTCTGGATGAATCTGATTTAAAAGCTGCTGATATACATGATGGTCTGGATAGTACTTTAATGATTTTAGAGCATCGTCTAACATCTAAAATAAACAGACCCAATATTTTAGTGATTAAGGAATATAGCAATTTACCTTTAGTTGAATGTTATGCTGGGCAACTCAACCAAGTATTTATGAATATTTTGCTGAATGCGATTGATGCGTTAGAAGAAAATGTCCAGCAGCTAACACCAACTATTTGCATCCGTACAGCTATGCTAAACCCCAAACAAGTCAAAATCAGCATTATCGATAATGGTGTCGGGATGTCAGATGAAGTCAGACAAAAAATATTTGACCCCTTTTTTACAAGTAAACCTGTAGGTAAAGGAACGGGGATGGGTTTGTCTATTAGTTACCAAATTATTACTAACAGACATCAAGGGTCTTTAGAATGTATTTCTTCTCCAGGAAAAGGTGCTGAATTTATCATGACAATTCCTATTCACTTAGTACGGGAGAACTGA